The Xiphophorus couchianus chromosome 5, X_couchianus-1.0, whole genome shotgun sequence genome includes a region encoding these proteins:
- the LOC114145250 gene encoding WW domain binding protein 1-like: MDPEKTLTFCLGLKAQEMTMSLQELVAPEAVTVPVLKIDRNTADKVVEHHVGSGRLPVVSPKYCPGANNSPGYRCETGHCCGETGCCTYYYELWWFWLLWTVLILFSCFCAYRHRRAKLRIQQQQRQREINLIAYNGACNYPSSMLDLSFLTSLKLPSYEEVAAQPSTPPPPYSSIFALQGGTSAGPSSSYPHHHHHRHPCPPYLGPGTSGLTSSQSSDNYTSCSCESCSLTSPSSTSFSVQVTDETYDSSRVSTPSEAGGDYAVVPRSSPSPSQVSPDVIPAATPDVIPVQRRSSAGSDRLSPPCPPLSLPLHSQLSHPARLPLSPLVLLSSAPPGQVHFLVPSDPPAAVEASPSPCDVTPSPSVKDLHSPNTNNKEEQKQDRDEEEEDEEDEEDHFSHRRLTGDSGIEVCRCHVRRGEEELQKGRLDEGKGEGAVQEIGEDSPISKLSVQSSVLDPCKEVPSSPPVIYKADEAVITVESS; this comes from the exons ATGACAATGTCCCTGCAGGAGCTGGTTGCACCTGAAGCTGTAACG GTGCCTGTGCTGAAGATTGACCGAAACACAGCTGACAAG GTGGTGGAGCATCATGTCGGCTCTGGCAGGCTGCCTGTGGTCAGTCCCAAGTACTGTCCAGGAGCCAACAACAGTCCAGGTTACCGGTGTGAAACAGGACACTGCTGTGGAGAAACGGGCTGCTGTACCTATTACTATGAACTCTGGT GGTTTTGGCTGCTATGGACGGTCCTGATCCTCTTCAGCTGTTTCTGTGCTTACCGGCACCGCCGAGCCAAGCTGAGAatccagcagcagcaaaggCAAAGGGAAATCAATCTAATCGCTTATAACGGAGCCTGTAACTACCCGTCTTCAATGTTGGACCTCA GTTTCCTGACTTCCCTGAAGCTGCCCTCCTATGAGGAGGTGGCTGCCCAGCCCAGCACGCCTCCTCCTCCTTACAGCTCCATCTTTGCCCTCCAGGGAGGGACCTCAGCAGGGCCCAGCTCTTCTTACccccatcaccaccaccaccgtCACCCCTGTCCTCCGTACCTGGGCCCCGGCACCAGTGGGCTGACCTCCTCCCAGAGCTCCGACAACTACACCAGCTGCTCCTGCGAGTCCTGCTCTCTCACCTCCCCATCCAGCACCTCCTTCTCGGTCCAGGTGACCGACGAGACATATGACAGCAGCCGTGTGTCCACACCCAGTGAAGCTGGGGGTGACTACGCTGTCGTGCCGAGGTCATCGCCTTCCCCGTCTCAAGTTTCCCCGGATGTGATACCCGCCGCCACTCCTGACGTCATACCAGTGCAGCGACGCTCCTCTGCTGGCAGCGACAGACTCTCGCCTCCTTGTCCTCCGCTTTCCCTCCCTTTACACTCACAACTCTCACATCCCGCTCGCCTCCCTCTCTCCCCCCTCGTCCTGTTATCTTCTGCTCCTCCTGGTCAAGTTCATTTCCTCGTGCCCTCTGACCCACCGGCGGCTGTGGAGGCCTCACCCTCGCCTTGCGATGTAACGCCGTCTCCTTCCGTAAAGGATCTGCACTCACCgaacacaaataataaagagGAGCAAAAACAAGATAgagacgaagaggaggaggatgaagaagacGAGGAGGATCATTTCAGTCACAGACGGCTCACAGGCGACTCTGGCATCGAGGTGTGTCGCTGTCATGTGAGGAGAGGggaagaggagctgcagaaaggGCGCTTGGATGAGGGGAAGGGGGAAGGAGCGGTGCAGGAAATCGGAGAAGATTCCCCCATATCAAAACTCAGTGTGCAATCATCCGTGTTGGATCCGTGCAAAGAGGTTCCCTCCTCTCCCCCTGTCATCTACAAGGCCGATGAGGCCGTCATCACTGTGGAGTCCTCCTAA